The genomic stretch AGTGATGATGCTGGTCGAAGACGGCAAACTCCGCCTCGACGAACCGGTCGATCGGCTGCTGCCCGAACTCGCCAACCGCCAGGTGCTGAAGGATCTCAAGGGCCCGATCACCGACACCGTGCCGGCAACCCGCCCGATCCTGGTGCGCGACCTGATGAATTTCACGCTCGGTTTCGGCGTGCTGTTCGACCCGACCCTGCCGATCCAGCAGGCGATCGACGCGCGCCAGCTGGTCAACGGCCAGCCGGTGCCGCCGACGCCGTGGACGCCGGACGAATGGCTGGCGAAGTTCGCCGAGCTGCCGCTGATGCATCAGCCGGGCGAGACCTGGATGTACAATACCGGCTCGCTCCTGCTCGGCGTACTGATCGCCCGCGCCTCCGGCATGCCGCTCGAGGATTTCCTCGAGGCCCGCATCTTTGCCCCGCTCGGCATGGCCGATACCGGCTTCTTCGTGCCGCCGGAAAAGCTCGATCGTTTCCAGCCGGCCTATGCCGTGAATTTCGCCACCAACGAGCAGTTCCTCGAGGATCCGGTCGACGACGTCTGGAGCAGGCCGCCGAGCTTCCCCTCAGCCGCCGGCGGGCTCGTCTCGACGCTCGACGACTATCTCGCCTTCGCCCGCATGTTGCTCAACCGGGGCCAGTACAAGGGGACACGCCTCCTAAGCGAGGCCTCGGTGGCCGAGATGACCCGCAACCAGCTGACGCCGGAGCAGAAGAAGGATGCCGGATTCGTCCCGGGCTTCTTCGACAAGCTCGGCTGGGGCTATGGCGTGCTGACCCACGACACGCCCGACGACATCACCCCCACGCCCGGCCGCTACGGCTGGGATGGCGGTTACGGCACCAGTTGGGCCAACGACCCGGTGAGCGGGCTGATCGGCCTGATGTTCACCCAGTCGGTGCAATATTACATCACCTCCAACCAGTTCCACGATTTCTGGCGCGGCGCATTCACCGCCATCGGCGCCGAAACCAAGGGAGTGTCCGACCTGCCCGAGCTCATCACCGACGACGTCGCCGTCACCCGCAGCTTCAACGCCTCACCCGAACGCGCCTGGCGCGCTTGGACCGAGGATACCGAAGTGATCAAGTGGTGGGGCCCACGCCCCTGGACCAGCCCGGAAGCCCGCATGGATGTGCGCGAGGGCGGCTATTCGGTGGTACTGATGCGCTCGCCCGAGGGCCACGACCTGTGGATGCGCTGGGAATATACCAAGGTGATCCCCAACCAGCGGCTCGAATACGTGCAAAACCTCTCCGACAAGCACGGCAACCCGATCGATCCAACCAGTGTCGGCATGCCGGCCGAGTTCCCGCGCGATGTCGCGACCGTGGTGACGCTGACGCCCAAGGGCGACGTCACCGAGGTCACCATCACCGAGCACACCACCACCACCAGGCAGATGATGGATTACTCGCAGCTCGGCCTCGAGCAGGTTATGGATCAGCTGGGCCAGACCTTCTGAGGCGCAGGAATGGAACTCACCGCTGAAGCGATCCTCGCCCGGCTGCAGGACATGCGATCGGACGAGGAGCGGCAGAAATATCACCGCTACTTCAGCTTCGAGGACGATGCGGCCGACACTTTCATCGGTGTGCGCATGGGCGAGGTCTTCGCGCTGGCCAAACAATGCCTCGCGACGCCGCCCTCCGAGATCGAAAAGCTGATGGAGTCCGGCATCCACGAGGCGCGCGCCGCCGCTATGAGCATCATGGCCAAGCAGTACCAGGCGAGGCACACCACTCTGGAGCGCAAGCAGGAACTGTTCGAGCTCTACCTGCGCCGGCACGACCGCATCAACGACTGGGACCTGGTCGATCTCGCCGCCTATCACGTGGTCGGCCCGCATTTGGTCGACCGCCGGCGGGACGTGCTCTACCGGCTGGCGAAATCGACGAACCCGTGGGAGCGGCGCACCGCCATTCTCGCTACCTTCTCGTTCATCCGCCGCGGGCAGCTCGACGACGCCTTCGCCATCGCCGAACTGCTGCTCGATGACCCGCAGGAACTGGTGCAGAAGGCAGTCGGCTGGATGTTGCGCACCACCGACGGCAACCGGCCGGCGCTCGATGCCTTCCTCGACCAGCACGCCGCAAACATGCCGCGCATCATGCTGCGCAACGCCCTCGAGCATTATGCGCCGGACGATCGGGCGCGATATCTGGCGATGGGCAAGGGGAAGTAGAGCGCTCCCGTTGAGCCGTTCGGGAGGATTTCACGATGTGCTCACCCCACGCACCGGCCGTCATCGAGTTTGGGGTGGCTTCGGTGGTCGTGTAGCGCGGCCCTCAGTCGCCGCCTTCCCCGTCGGACTCGGCGATCGAGAAATCGTCACCACCGCCATCGCCGCTGCCCCGCCCTGCCCGTTGCCAGAAGCTTCCAGCCAGCCAGCCGAGGCCGATCAGCACAGCGACGGTCAGGACCGGCCAGAACATGGTGAGAAATCCGTAGACCGGCTCGCGGAACGACTGTTGCAGGTCGTGCAGCCAATCCAGCATTCACTGCCCCGGATGGATCCCGTCGCGCTCGTCATGCGGCTCGCCGTCTTCCCAGTCGATCTCGGTATCGAGCGGGGGCTCAGCGTGGCCAAGCAGGCGATCGATCCACTGGCGCAGGGCGCGCCCAGCCTGTTCCAGTTGGATCGGATCGATCAACGGGCGCGGGTCCAGGGGGTGCGGATGGTCGGGTTGCGATGCCATGCGGCAGAATCTGCGCCTGATTTCTAAACTTTTCCTGACACTCCGTGCCAGCCGCCCCTGGCTACTTGTAAAAGCCCTCGCGCAGGTTGAGGCCATGCTCAAGATAGACCTTCATCGCGCACAGCATGCCGGTCCACCCCTCGGTATTGCCGATACAGGCGTCGAGCGCCTGCTGCGTTTCCGTCCACCCGGTTTCGCTGATGGTCACCAGGGTGCGTCCGTCCTCGAGCGGCTCGAAGCTCATGGTGACGGTCGTGTCGCCGCTCGGATCGGCGCCCGTGCCTTCGGCGGCGCCCCAGCGCAGCACGATCCGCTTGTCGTCGACCACCTCGACGACGTGCACGGGAAACGCCCCCGGGAAATCGGCGAAATCCCAGGTCACGGTTGCACCGGTCCGCAGTCGCCCCTGCGCGCCGCCGGTGGTGAAATAGCCCGAGAGCTTGGCGGGGTCGGCCACCGCCTCGAATACCTCATGCACCGGCTTGGCGATGCGGCCCGACACTTTCAGCTTCACATCCATGACGTCTCTCCTTGCTGGGTTTCCCCTTGTCTTTCCGGCAATTATGTTATAAAAATATAACATGTCAAGCGACGACGAAAACGACAGGATTTTCAAGGCCCTGGGTAACCGGGTACGGCGCAGCATGCTGGACCGGCTGAAGGACAACCCGCAGACTACCGGAGCCCTGTGCGACGCCTTCTCCGAACTCGACCGCTGCACGGTGATGCAGCATCTGAAAGTGCTGGAAGAGGCAGAGCTGGTGGTTGCCCGCCGCGTGGGGCGCGAGCGCTGGAACCACCTCAACGCCATTCCTATCCAGCAACTGCACGAGCGCTGGATCGGCAGCTACGCCGCCTATGCCGCGCAGGGCCTGCTCAAACTCAAGCAGGGTTTGGAGGGGTAAGCCTGCGGCCTCTCAGTGATCCTCCCCCCGCGTGGCGGTGGAGGGCGGCAGCGCACGCTTTGCCCTTGGCAGAAACTGCACGTCATTTGGCAACCGCTGTCCTTCGACTGCCACTAGCCTCCTCTCATTCAAGAGGAGAACGGACATGCGCAAGCGGATCATCTTCGCAGCAATCGGCGCCATCGTGCTCGCGGCATTGATCGCCACCCCGCTCCTGCTCGTCCCCGGTACGCCCGCCGCCGCCCCACCGCCGGCTGAACCGATCGCTACCGACGAGCAGGCCGCCACCATCGCGGCGATGCGCCCGACCCGCGCGACCGCCCGGCCGGTGATCGCCATCGTCACCTGGAACCAGGCGACCGAGCTCTCCGACTTCTTCTCCGCCTACGGCGTGCTGAAGCGGGCGGACGTCGCCGAGGTCACTGTGGTGGCCGAAAAGCCCGAACCGGTGCAGCTCTACCCCGGCCCGAAAATCACTCCGGAAACCACCATCGCCGACTTCGATGCCGCGCATCCCGATGGCGCCGATTACGTCGTCGTCCCCGCCATGGATCCGGGCACCGACCAGGTGATCGCCGACTGGCTGGTCGCCCAGCATGCCAAGGGCGCCAGGATCATCTCGATCTGCAACGGCTCGCGCATGCTCGGCTTTGCCGGCCTGCTCGACGGCCGCCGCGCCACCGGCCACTGGAGTGCCGTGGCCGAGCTGCGTGCCAGGCACCCGACCATGACCTTCGTCCCCGACCGCCGCTATGTCGTCGACGACGGCGTCGCCACCTCCACCGGCATCACCGCCAATATCCCGATCATGCTGGCGCTGGTCGAAGCCATCGGCGGCCGCGCCGTTGCCGAGCGCACCGCGGCGGAATTGGGCGTTGCCAGTTGGGATGCGCGGCACCGCTCGTCCGGTTTCGAGCTGACGCTCGAGCACAAGAAGACCTTTATCCGCAATGCCCTCACCTTCTGGCGGCGCGAGACCGTCGGCATCCCGCTCGAAGCCGGCGTTGACGAGGTGGCGCTGGGCCTGCTGGTCGATGCCTATGCCCGCACCAATCTCGCCAGCGTCGTAACGGTCAATCCCGGCGGCCTCCCCGTACGCAGCCGTTACGGCCTGCTCATCACCCCCGACCGATCGAGCCAGACGGCGCTGCTCGATCAGCTCTTGCCGCCGCCGCAGGCAGAAGCCCCCGCCCAGACGCTGGAGCGTGCCTTGCCGGTGTTGGCGCAACGCTACGACCTGCCGACCGCCAGGATCGTGGCATTGGTGATGGAATATCCGTGGGCGGGTGGGGCGCAGTAGGGGAGCCTCCGCGACTCTCCCCACCCACTGCATGTCATCCCGGCGAAAGCTGGGATGACACCGGTTGGGAGGTGAGGCCTGTGGTCGGAAGCGGCTGGCTGCCTCTCCCCCAAGGTTTCAACCATCTCCGATGCGCATTAGGATGAACTCATGTCGCAGCCGCTGCCCCCAACCCGCCGCATCGCCATCGTGGCTTATGACGGCTTCCAGTTGCTCGACGTCACGGGCCCTGCCGAAGTCTTTGCCAAGGCCAACGAGTTCATCCCCGAACTTGCCGCCCGCCCGCTGCTTTACGAGATCGTGGTGGCCAGCCCGACCGGGGGCACCATCGCTTCGTCCTCTGGCCTCGCGCTCGCCGGCACCGTGCCGCTCGAGACGCTCGGGTCCGACATCGACACCCTGCTCATCTCGGGCGGACCGGAAGGTCCGGTGCGCCGCGCCGCCGAGGAGACCACGCTGCTCCCCTGGTTGACCGAGCGCGCACCAGGCATCCGGCGCATCGCCAGCATCTGCACCGGCGCCTTCCTGCTCGGCGCGGCCGGCCTGCTCGACGGCCGGCGCGCCACCACCCACTGGTCCTCGACCCGGCTCCTCGAGCGCCTGTTGCCGCGCACCGAGGTGGTGCCCGACGCGATCTTCGTCGGCGACGGGCATGTCTTCACCTCGGCCGGCGTCACCGCCGGCATCGATCTGGCGCTGGCTCTGGTCGAATACGATTGCGGCCCACCGGTGGCGCTACGTACGGCCCGTGAGCTGGTGCTCTATCTGCGCCGGGTGGGCGGCCAATCGCAGTTCTCCAGCAGCCTTGCGGCGCAGGCCGGCGCCGGCGACGCGCTGCAATCGCTCCTCACCTGGATCGCCGGCAATCCCGAGGCCGACCTCAGCGTCGCCGCACTTGCGGATCGCGCCATGATGAGCGAGCGCACCTTTGCCCGCAGCTTCCGGGCTGAAACCGGCGTGACCCCGGCCCGCTATGTCGAGCTCGTGCGTCTCGATCGCGCCAAGCAACTGCTGGAATCGACC from Devosia sp. A16 encodes the following:
- a CDS encoding GlxA family transcriptional regulator, which gives rise to MSQPLPPTRRIAIVAYDGFQLLDVTGPAEVFAKANEFIPELAARPLLYEIVVASPTGGTIASSSGLALAGTVPLETLGSDIDTLLISGGPEGPVRRAAEETTLLPWLTERAPGIRRIASICTGAFLLGAAGLLDGRRATTHWSSTRLLERLLPRTEVVPDAIFVGDGHVFTSAGVTAGIDLALALVEYDCGPPVALRTARELVLYLRRVGGQSQFSSSLAAQAGAGDALQSLLTWIAGNPEADLSVAALADRAMMSERTFARSFRAETGVTPARYVELVRLDRAKQLLESTRFPLARIAERSGLGSASTLTRSFRKHLGTTPEGYRERFRIEGTRG
- a CDS encoding DNA alkylation repair protein; its protein translation is MELTAEAILARLQDMRSDEERQKYHRYFSFEDDAADTFIGVRMGEVFALAKQCLATPPSEIEKLMESGIHEARAAAMSIMAKQYQARHTTLERKQELFELYLRRHDRINDWDLVDLAAYHVVGPHLVDRRRDVLYRLAKSTNPWERRTAILATFSFIRRGQLDDAFAIAELLLDDPQELVQKAVGWMLRTTDGNRPALDAFLDQHAANMPRIMLRNALEHYAPDDRARYLAMGKGK
- a CDS encoding SRPBCC family protein, coding for MDVKLKVSGRIAKPVHEVFEAVADPAKLSGYFTTGGAQGRLRTGATVTWDFADFPGAFPVHVVEVVDDKRIVLRWGAAEGTGADPSGDTTVTMSFEPLEDGRTLVTISETGWTETQQALDACIGNTEGWTGMLCAMKVYLEHGLNLREGFYK
- a CDS encoding DJ-1/PfpI family protein, with product MRKRIIFAAIGAIVLAALIATPLLLVPGTPAAAPPPAEPIATDEQAATIAAMRPTRATARPVIAIVTWNQATELSDFFSAYGVLKRADVAEVTVVAEKPEPVQLYPGPKITPETTIADFDAAHPDGADYVVVPAMDPGTDQVIADWLVAQHAKGARIISICNGSRMLGFAGLLDGRRATGHWSAVAELRARHPTMTFVPDRRYVVDDGVATSTGITANIPIMLALVEAIGGRAVAERTAAELGVASWDARHRSSGFELTLEHKKTFIRNALTFWRRETVGIPLEAGVDEVALGLLVDAYARTNLASVVTVNPGGLPVRSRYGLLITPDRSSQTALLDQLLPPPQAEAPAQTLERALPVLAQRYDLPTARIVALVMEYPWAGGAQ
- a CDS encoding serine hydrolase, with protein sequence MRRRTFLLTVSSLVLASSLPTLARQPTFEPAALAALKGKIEASIAKGDMPGAVWLLAKGDEVVVDTAGSTAYEGGVPMRRDTIFRIASVGKAVGTAAVMMLVEDGKLRLDEPVDRLLPELANRQVLKDLKGPITDTVPATRPILVRDLMNFTLGFGVLFDPTLPIQQAIDARQLVNGQPVPPTPWTPDEWLAKFAELPLMHQPGETWMYNTGSLLLGVLIARASGMPLEDFLEARIFAPLGMADTGFFVPPEKLDRFQPAYAVNFATNEQFLEDPVDDVWSRPPSFPSAAGGLVSTLDDYLAFARMLLNRGQYKGTRLLSEASVAEMTRNQLTPEQKKDAGFVPGFFDKLGWGYGVLTHDTPDDITPTPGRYGWDGGYGTSWANDPVSGLIGLMFTQSVQYYITSNQFHDFWRGAFTAIGAETKGVSDLPELITDDVAVTRSFNASPERAWRAWTEDTEVIKWWGPRPWTSPEARMDVREGGYSVVLMRSPEGHDLWMRWEYTKVIPNQRLEYVQNLSDKHGNPIDPTSVGMPAEFPRDVATVVTLTPKGDVTEVTITEHTTTTRQMMDYSQLGLEQVMDQLGQTF
- a CDS encoding ArsR/SmtB family transcription factor encodes the protein MSSDDENDRIFKALGNRVRRSMLDRLKDNPQTTGALCDAFSELDRCTVMQHLKVLEEAELVVARRVGRERWNHLNAIPIQQLHERWIGSYAAYAAQGLLKLKQGLEG